A DNA window from Sphingopyxis macrogoltabida contains the following coding sequences:
- a CDS encoding tyrosine-type recombinase/integrase: MSVATLPALIQRFFTDRLCTQLEASRHTVAGYRDTFRLLLRYASAQRGKPPVKLTVEDIDADLVADFLSHIETARGNGARSRNTRLAAIRSFFRFVAMTDPTWLLHCQRILTMPNKRYVKRAVTFLDADEIAALLAAPDRTTWTGRRDHALLLLAVQTGLRASELVGLTRGDVALGTGAHVRCMGKGRKERATPLRRETAKLLATWIGNDKDESRPLFPSIRGERLSRDALEHLVRKHCLTASRACPSLDTKRVTPHTLRHSTAMELLHHGVDQTVIALWLGHENVETTQIYIHADMRMKEKALARVAAPATPPGRFRPDDNLLVFLEGL, from the coding sequence ATGAGCGTCGCGACCTTGCCTGCGCTGATCCAGCGCTTCTTCACCGACCGGCTTTGCACGCAACTGGAGGCAAGCCGCCACACGGTTGCAGGCTACCGCGACACGTTCCGGCTCCTGCTTCGATATGCGAGCGCGCAACGTGGCAAGCCGCCGGTCAAGCTGACGGTCGAAGACATCGACGCCGATCTGGTTGCCGACTTCCTCAGCCATATCGAAACGGCGCGGGGCAACGGCGCTCGCAGCCGTAATACCCGACTGGCCGCGATCCGATCGTTCTTCCGCTTCGTCGCGATGACCGACCCAACCTGGCTACTGCACTGCCAGCGCATCCTCACCATGCCCAACAAGCGCTATGTGAAGCGTGCGGTCACATTCCTTGACGCGGATGAGATCGCGGCGTTGCTCGCAGCGCCGGATCGCACGACATGGACGGGGCGGCGTGATCATGCTCTGCTGCTGCTCGCGGTCCAGACTGGTCTGCGGGCATCCGAACTGGTTGGCCTCACGCGGGGTGATGTGGCGCTCGGCACCGGCGCGCACGTCCGCTGTATGGGTAAGGGCCGTAAGGAGCGCGCCACCCCGCTTCGCCGCGAAACGGCTAAGCTGCTGGCGACGTGGATCGGCAACGACAAGGATGAGAGCAGGCCGCTGTTCCCATCGATCCGGGGCGAGCGGCTGAGCCGCGACGCGCTCGAACATCTGGTACGCAAGCATTGCCTGACGGCATCGCGCGCATGCCCGAGCCTCGACACCAAGCGGGTCACACCGCATACGCTTCGCCACAGCACGGCGATGGAACTGCTCCACCACGGTGTCGATCAAACGGTGATCGCGCTCTGGCTTGGTCACGAAAACGTCGAGACCACCCAGATTTACATCCATGCCGACATGAGAATGAAGGAAAAGGCGCTCGCTCGCGTCGCGGCCCCTGCCACCCCGCCCGGCCGGTTCCGACCAGACGATAACCTCTTGGTGTTCTTAGAAGGGCTCTGA
- a CDS encoding tyrosine-type recombinase/integrase, protein MSIVLQLDRYLSVRRSLGYDLRTDERILRRFARFADQERASHVDTALFLRWDASLPVVGTSTRSARFGKVRLFAQWLSGIDPAHQVPPRGLLPERYARQRPYIYTEAEIAAIVMAAKGLPSIYGLRALACSTLFGLIAVTGLRISEALALKDDDIDTETGVLRIRRGKLGKERLLPLDPSVVAQLIAYAAERDRLLGRSSPALFVTEKGTRLTDCSARYNFAHVCQRIGLRPGQQYGRHGRGPRIHDLRHSFAVRTMIGWYRAGKDPAREMIRLTTYLGHTNPSNTFWYLEAVPELLDLAMARATRRPEVNQ, encoded by the coding sequence ATGAGCATCGTCCTTCAACTCGACCGTTATCTGAGCGTTCGGCGCAGTCTCGGCTACGATCTTCGTACGGATGAACGGATACTCCGGCGCTTCGCCCGCTTCGCCGATCAGGAACGCGCTTCGCACGTCGATACGGCGCTGTTCCTGCGCTGGGATGCGAGCCTGCCCGTTGTAGGCACATCCACACGCTCGGCACGGTTCGGCAAGGTGCGGCTGTTCGCGCAGTGGCTGAGCGGTATCGACCCGGCGCACCAGGTGCCGCCGCGCGGGCTGCTCCCTGAGCGTTATGCGCGGCAGCGTCCTTATATCTATACGGAGGCCGAGATCGCCGCGATCGTCATGGCGGCCAAGGGTCTGCCGTCCATCTATGGCCTGCGCGCGCTGGCCTGCTCAACCCTGTTCGGGCTTATCGCCGTAACAGGGCTCAGGATCAGTGAAGCGCTGGCGCTCAAAGACGATGACATCGACACCGAGACTGGCGTGCTGCGCATACGGCGCGGAAAGCTTGGCAAGGAACGGTTGCTTCCGCTCGACCCAAGCGTGGTAGCGCAGCTCATCGCCTATGCTGCAGAGCGCGACCGACTGCTTGGACGGTCCTCGCCAGCACTGTTCGTCACGGAAAAGGGAACCCGCCTGACCGACTGCAGTGCCCGCTACAACTTCGCGCACGTCTGCCAGCGGATCGGGCTGCGGCCCGGCCAACAATATGGTCGGCACGGCCGGGGGCCGCGCATCCATGACCTTCGCCACAGCTTCGCGGTGCGCACGATGATCGGGTGGTATCGCGCGGGCAAAGACCCCGCGCGCGAAATGATCCGACTGACGACCTATCTGGGTCATACCAATCCCTCCAACACGTTCTGGTATCTGGAGGCGGTCCCGGAACTGCTCGATCTGGCGATGGCCCGTGCAACCCGCCGGCCGGAGGTGAACCAATGA
- a CDS encoding tyrosine-type recombinase/integrase, translating to MSIIAVCERREARGLDAHVPLILRGDALYHPDLDRFFLDLPLSGVRSRHSLRAYAYDVAVWLRFLDACGKTVWAATRDDVGAYHRERRRDEADHRITGASWNRAVASLDRLYRWGEQQGLIADAPFSRRAVWRPAQGGRRGMIAARNDAYERVARRSDVRFVTMDDYRIFRELGLRGLTPDGTERPGARDRNGLRNALFADLLVTTGLRLEEASGLLTAELAAIDREDGDVQQLWLPLPPPLTKGDRGRSVLVPRRLLRQIAAYVAVERAAGVAKFAARDGAASFDRPIPVTRAGLDRMRDICTPEERCRLILCDEDGTPREPAALWLTEVGQPVRPNSWEVIFTRACKRCAQNGFPLSISPHQLRHAFAVHMLALLIQQRLREAALPVGPVESYRLILGDPLQQVQRLLGHASLTTTYIYLDHIATRADTVDAAVEGLLALLPGPQGV from the coding sequence GTGTCGATCATTGCTGTTTGCGAGCGGCGCGAGGCCAGGGGCCTCGATGCGCATGTGCCGCTGATCCTGCGTGGCGATGCGCTCTATCATCCCGATCTGGATCGCTTCTTTCTCGACCTGCCGCTGTCGGGGGTCCGTTCGCGGCACTCGCTTCGCGCCTACGCCTATGATGTCGCGGTCTGGCTTCGCTTTCTCGATGCCTGCGGCAAGACCGTGTGGGCTGCGACCCGCGACGATGTCGGCGCCTATCATCGTGAGCGACGCCGCGACGAGGCCGATCACCGGATCACGGGGGCAAGCTGGAACCGGGCCGTCGCCAGCCTCGATCGCCTCTACCGCTGGGGCGAGCAGCAAGGGCTGATCGCCGACGCGCCGTTCAGCCGCCGCGCCGTTTGGCGACCGGCGCAGGGTGGCCGTCGCGGCATGATCGCGGCGCGCAACGACGCCTATGAGCGCGTCGCCAGGCGGTCGGACGTCCGGTTCGTCACGATGGACGATTACCGCATTTTCCGCGAGCTCGGCCTGCGCGGGCTCACCCCTGACGGCACGGAGCGCCCCGGCGCTCGCGATCGCAACGGGCTGCGCAACGCGCTATTCGCCGATCTTCTCGTCACCACCGGCCTGCGCCTCGAAGAGGCGTCGGGCCTGCTCACTGCCGAGCTCGCGGCGATCGACCGCGAGGACGGTGACGTCCAACAACTTTGGTTGCCCCTTCCGCCGCCGCTCACCAAGGGCGACCGCGGACGCAGCGTTCTGGTCCCACGCCGGCTGCTTCGTCAGATCGCCGCCTATGTCGCGGTCGAGCGCGCCGCGGGCGTGGCCAAGTTCGCCGCGCGCGACGGTGCGGCCAGCTTCGACCGACCGATCCCTGTCACCCGCGCCGGTCTCGACCGCATGCGCGATATCTGCACCCCGGAGGAACGATGCCGCCTGATCCTGTGCGACGAGGATGGAACGCCCCGCGAGCCGGCGGCGCTATGGCTGACCGAGGTCGGCCAGCCTGTCCGCCCCAACTCGTGGGAGGTGATCTTCACCCGCGCCTGCAAGCGGTGCGCACAGAACGGCTTCCCGCTGTCGATCAGCCCGCACCAGCTTCGCCACGCCTTCGCAGTCCATATGCTCGCCTTGCTGATCCAGCAGCGGCTGCGCGAAGCGGCATTGCCGGTGGGGCCGGTGGAGAGCTATCGGCTGATCCTGGGCGACCCGCTGCAACAGGTGCAACGCCTGCTTGGCCACGCCAGCCTCACCACCACCTATATCTACCTCGACCATATCGCGACCCGCGCCGATACGGTGGACGCGGCCGTCGAGGGGCTGCTGGCGTTACTGCCGGGGCCGCAAGGCGTATGA
- a CDS encoding tyrosine-type recombinase/integrase: MTETQYTCIEPYLDSFIESFAAANYKTGTLKTYRHLVRNLGRLMDAEGVEPSALTLDQAERLGRMVPRKQGQKLCPHNLARRFAAHLIDIGVAQPVPLTDAEVMRTTLLADFEAYLVKQRGLSPRTIRHTLGFANRFLDYRFGRQMIDLTRLSGADITGFVQQVLARRTPYRDKTVATHLRTFFQYLFARGATATNLAPSVPKTAQRWDARLPRHLSPDGVEAVLRSVRSNPRHAARDYAMLLLMARLGLRAPEVIAIRLDDIDWRAGELMVRGKGELHDRLPISGEVGDALSRYLRDERGPTTCRAVFVSHRAPHRAFKNGQIVNAIIKDALAATGQKPVTPYVGSHVLRHSLATRLVNAGASLDEVSDVLRHRSRSSTLIYARLDIDGLRSVAQPWPVAGGVQ; the protein is encoded by the coding sequence ATGACGGAAACTCAGTACACTTGCATCGAACCCTATCTCGACTCGTTCATCGAGAGCTTCGCGGCCGCCAATTACAAAACGGGAACGCTCAAAACCTACCGCCATCTCGTTCGGAATCTGGGGCGGCTGATGGACGCTGAGGGCGTGGAGCCTTCCGCATTGACGCTCGATCAGGCCGAACGGCTGGGACGGATGGTGCCGCGAAAACAGGGTCAGAAGCTTTGTCCGCATAATCTGGCGCGTCGGTTCGCCGCGCATCTCATCGACATTGGCGTGGCGCAGCCTGTGCCGCTGACGGACGCTGAGGTGATGCGGACCACGCTGTTGGCGGACTTCGAGGCCTATCTGGTCAAACAACGGGGCCTGAGCCCGCGCACGATCAGGCACACGCTGGGCTTCGCGAACCGGTTCCTCGACTATCGCTTCGGCAGGCAAATGATCGACCTGACGCGGTTGAGCGGTGCCGACATCACTGGCTTCGTGCAGCAAGTGCTGGCGCGCCGGACGCCCTATCGCGACAAGACGGTAGCGACGCATCTGCGGACCTTCTTCCAATATCTGTTCGCGCGTGGCGCGACCGCGACCAATCTCGCACCCAGCGTCCCCAAGACAGCCCAGCGCTGGGATGCGCGACTGCCCCGGCACCTCTCGCCCGATGGCGTTGAGGCGGTGCTTCGCTCGGTGCGCAGCAATCCCCGACATGCCGCACGCGACTATGCGATGTTGCTGCTGATGGCGCGGCTCGGGTTGCGAGCGCCCGAGGTGATCGCGATACGGTTGGACGATATCGACTGGCGCGCGGGCGAACTCATGGTGCGCGGCAAGGGCGAGTTGCACGATCGGTTGCCGATATCCGGCGAGGTCGGGGACGCGCTGAGCCGCTATCTTCGCGATGAGCGCGGGCCAACGACATGCCGAGCCGTGTTCGTCAGCCACCGCGCGCCGCACCGCGCGTTTAAGAACGGCCAGATCGTCAACGCCATCATCAAGGATGCACTGGCGGCGACCGGGCAAAAGCCGGTGACGCCATACGTCGGATCACATGTGTTGCGTCATAGCCTTGCGACCAGACTGGTGAACGCCGGTGCTTCGCTCGACGAGGTGAGCGACGTGTTGCGGCACCGCTCACGGTCATCGACCCTGATATATGCGCGGCTCGACATTGACGGGCTGCGGTCGGTCGCGCAGCCTTGGCCAGTTGCGGGAGGCGTGCAATGA